In Streptomyces qaidamensis, one DNA window encodes the following:
- a CDS encoding immune inhibitor A domain-containing protein, with protein sequence MTSRPWTFRAAAISVALAAATATASTYAVADDAPAPRPTTVDRHDPAERHHDEHDLEGPLSKTQDAQRQEALNQVLSGKSKVKNREGSKVVQLKSKKGDAKYVELGREKTDKIFTILVEFGDEIDSRYGGTPGPLHNAIPKPDRKKDNSTAWRADYDRDYFQDLYFGSGKGVDSVKTYYEKQSSGRYSVEGEVSDWVKVPYNEARYGNNACGDTNCSSVWNVVSDGLNAWVSQQKAAGRTDAQIKADVARFDEWDRYDFDGDGDFNEPDGYIDHFQIVHAGEDESAGGGAQGTDAIWAHRWYAFGTDAGATGPENNKLGGAKIGDTGIWVGDYTVQPENGGLGVYAHEYGHDLGLPDHYDTAGGENSTGFWTLMSSGSWLGTGKNEIGDLPGDMTAWDKLQLGWLNFDKAKAGVNSWHKLGVAEYNTKHKQALVVDLPKKAVTTEVVTPAEGKTQWWSGSGDNLKNTLTRAVDLTGKSKAQLTLDGWYDIEANYDFLYTEVSTDGGANWTAVDGTVDGLPIQRDASDKPVLTGTVDGYKKLAFPLDAYAGKKIDLRFRYQTDGGVAQKGFAADAITVTADGAPVFSDNAESADAAWKATGFSRIGASFTKDYAQYYIAENRQYVSYDKTLKTGPYNFGFTARPDWVEHYAYQNGLLIWKWDTSQVDNNTSQHKGTGLVLPIDSHPDALKWADGTLMRNRIQAYDSPFSLYRTDGMTLHKADVAKYIPGSKGVSVFNDRKNTYYDESNPTAGVKITDTNTKIKILKEAKDGSTIELEVGAAGR encoded by the coding sequence GTGACCAGTAGACCCTGGACGTTCAGAGCGGCCGCCATAAGCGTGGCGCTCGCGGCGGCCACCGCCACCGCCTCGACCTACGCGGTGGCCGACGACGCCCCGGCTCCCCGGCCCACCACCGTGGACCGGCACGACCCGGCGGAACGTCACCACGACGAGCACGACCTCGAAGGACCGCTGAGCAAGACGCAGGACGCCCAGCGACAGGAGGCCCTGAATCAGGTCCTGTCGGGCAAGAGCAAGGTCAAGAACCGCGAGGGCTCGAAGGTCGTCCAGCTCAAGAGCAAGAAGGGCGACGCCAAGTACGTCGAGCTCGGCCGCGAGAAGACCGACAAGATCTTCACGATCCTGGTCGAGTTCGGGGACGAGATCGACAGCCGCTACGGCGGCACCCCGGGCCCGCTGCACAACGCGATACCCAAGCCCGACCGCAAGAAGGACAACTCCACGGCCTGGCGGGCCGACTACGACCGGGACTACTTCCAGGACCTGTACTTCGGTTCCGGCAAGGGCGTCGACTCCGTCAAGACCTACTACGAGAAGCAGTCCTCGGGCCGCTACTCGGTGGAGGGCGAGGTCTCCGACTGGGTCAAGGTCCCCTACAACGAGGCGCGCTACGGCAACAACGCCTGCGGCGACACCAACTGCTCCAGCGTGTGGAACGTCGTCAGCGACGGTCTGAACGCCTGGGTCTCCCAGCAGAAGGCAGCGGGGAGGACCGACGCGCAGATCAAGGCGGACGTCGCGCGCTTCGACGAGTGGGACCGCTACGACTTCGACGGCGACGGCGACTTCAACGAGCCCGACGGCTACATCGACCACTTCCAGATCGTGCACGCGGGCGAGGACGAGTCCGCGGGCGGCGGCGCCCAGGGCACCGACGCGATCTGGGCCCACCGCTGGTACGCCTTCGGCACCGACGCCGGTGCCACCGGCCCCGAGAACAACAAGCTCGGCGGCGCGAAGATCGGCGACACCGGCATCTGGGTCGGCGACTACACCGTCCAGCCGGAGAACGGCGGACTCGGCGTCTACGCCCACGAGTACGGCCACGACCTCGGCCTGCCGGACCACTACGACACCGCGGGCGGCGAGAACTCCACCGGCTTCTGGACGCTGATGTCGTCCGGTTCCTGGCTCGGCACCGGCAAGAACGAGATCGGTGACCTGCCCGGCGACATGACCGCCTGGGACAAGCTGCAGCTCGGCTGGCTGAACTTCGACAAGGCCAAGGCCGGCGTCAACTCCTGGCACAAGCTGGGCGTGGCGGAGTACAACACCAAGCACAAGCAGGCCCTGGTCGTCGACCTCCCCAAGAAGGCGGTCACCACCGAGGTCGTCACCCCCGCCGAGGGCAAGACCCAGTGGTGGAGCGGCAGCGGTGACAACCTCAAGAACACCCTGACGCGTGCCGTCGACCTGACCGGCAAGTCGAAGGCGCAGCTGACCCTCGACGGCTGGTACGACATCGAGGCCAACTACGACTTCCTCTACACCGAGGTCTCGACCGACGGCGGCGCCAACTGGACCGCTGTCGACGGCACGGTGGACGGCCTGCCGATCCAGCGTGACGCCAGCGACAAGCCGGTCCTGACCGGCACGGTCGACGGTTACAAGAAGCTCGCCTTCCCGCTCGACGCCTACGCCGGCAAGAAGATCGACCTCCGCTTCCGCTACCAGACCGACGGCGGCGTGGCCCAGAAGGGCTTCGCGGCCGACGCGATCACGGTGACGGCCGACGGCGCGCCCGTCTTCTCCGACAACGCCGAGAGCGCGGACGCCGCGTGGAAGGCCACCGGCTTCTCCCGCATCGGCGCGTCCTTCACCAAGGACTACGCGCAGTACTACATCGCCGAGAACCGGCAGTACGTGTCGTACGACAAGACGCTGAAGACCGGCCCGTACAACTTCGGCTTCACGGCGCGCCCGGACTGGGTGGAGCACTACGCGTACCAGAACGGCCTGTTGATCTGGAAGTGGGACACCTCCCAGGTGGACAACAACACCAGCCAGCACAAGGGCACCGGTCTGGTCCTGCCGATCGACTCGCACCCGGACGCGCTGAAGTGGGCCGACGGCACGCTGATGCGCAACCGCATCCAGGCCTACGACTCGCCGTTCAGCCTCTACCGCACCGACGGCATGACGCTGCACAAGGCGGACGTGGCGAAGTACATCCCGGGGTCGAAGGGCGTCTCGGTCTTCAACGACCGGAAGAACACCTACTACGACGAGTCGAACCCCACCGCGGGTGTCAAGATCACTGACACCAACACGAAGATCAAGATCCTCAAGGAAGCCAAGGACGGCTCGACGATCGAGCTGGAGGTCGGCGCCGCGGGTAGGTAA
- a CDS encoding RDD family protein, with product MSSEPPSGSGQEPPDEDPFRKRPPSEPPGEGTGPPYGSEPPPYGGGGPGGQGGPGGPGDGFGGGPYGGDPYGGGSYPTDPLAGMPPLADSGKRTLARILDMILVGAVVWLLTWGFGVNEYDVDSDRIEVSKSFWQSGVAAVLYIAYDTVLTARTGQTLGKKLLHMRVANLDNGATPSVQNALARAAVLWIPFAFCCACVWTAICGGWSFFDRPYKQGLHDKAAKTVVVSTD from the coding sequence ATGAGCAGCGAACCGCCCTCCGGCTCCGGTCAGGAGCCTCCGGACGAGGACCCGTTCCGCAAGCGCCCCCCGAGCGAGCCGCCCGGCGAGGGCACGGGCCCGCCCTACGGCAGCGAACCCCCGCCGTACGGGGGCGGCGGTCCGGGCGGTCAAGGCGGCCCGGGAGGTCCCGGCGACGGCTTCGGGGGCGGCCCCTACGGCGGTGATCCGTACGGCGGCGGTTCCTACCCCACCGACCCCCTCGCCGGCATGCCCCCGCTCGCCGACAGCGGCAAGCGCACGCTCGCGCGCATCCTCGACATGATCCTGGTGGGTGCCGTGGTCTGGCTGCTCACGTGGGGTTTCGGCGTCAACGAGTACGACGTGGACAGCGACCGTATCGAGGTCAGCAAGTCGTTCTGGCAGTCGGGGGTCGCCGCCGTCCTCTACATCGCCTACGACACCGTCCTGACCGCGCGGACCGGCCAGACCCTCGGCAAGAAGCTGCTGCACATGCGCGTGGCCAACCTGGACAACGGCGCGACGCCCTCCGTGCAGAACGCGCTGGCGCGCGCCGCGGTGCTGTGGATCCCGTTCGCCTTCTGCTGCGCGTGCGTCTGGACCGCGATCTGCGGCGGCTGGAGCTTCTTCGACCGGCCCTACAAGCAGGGCCTGCACGACAAGGCGGCCAAAACGGTCGTGGTCAGCACCGATTGA
- a CDS encoding RDD family protein encodes MSAPTPAPGDDRPREGYYPDPSIPGYVRYWNGASWVPGTSRPAPRDGESLAPPPGAGAAQPASVEETGPHFFDEDPVEEPSEPPSAADAQHGSRPEPASAWGADRSRQSGFGGDQDRRVSWGAPQGAQGADPRVSPAGLRPDGEAARTDGTANVPPADQEANAAAGGSTFVFRRPAGQTGQPGGGAPAGAPDDGTMTFRAASPRTGPAGGGPKPSVGPGGSDRGAAGSGGNSGGAGFGPAGSGGGAAASGFGGQGGGAGSGFGPAGPGGDSAASGSGGQGSAAGSGFGPAGPGSGAAASGFGGRPGAAGAGPSGPAFGAQTGPAGSGSGSAGPGFGAGKAAAARASAAQPGAGSAAAQAPGAAPTALSGPQAAPVVPAQSGGPGSAQPGAAASSGTPLSAGPGGGQSSWAQQVHRLAGAGGGDEQPVTPWKPPVEDVFQAAARRQAEARPAGLGKRLVARLLDTVVLAALTAAAAVPLGTRAIDHVNEKIDAAKLSGETVTVWLLDGTTSIYLGIILAVLLLAGVLCEVLPTAKWGRTLGKRLMGLDVRDIEGHDSPDFGAALRRWLVYSVPGLLVVGIVGVAWCLFDRPWRQCWHDKAAHTFVAG; translated from the coding sequence ATGAGCGCCCCAACCCCGGCCCCCGGTGACGACAGGCCCCGCGAAGGGTATTACCCGGACCCGTCCATTCCTGGATATGTCCGGTACTGGAACGGCGCTTCCTGGGTGCCGGGCACCAGCCGTCCGGCACCCCGGGACGGCGAGTCGCTCGCGCCACCGCCCGGAGCGGGGGCGGCGCAGCCCGCCTCGGTCGAGGAGACCGGCCCGCACTTCTTCGACGAGGACCCGGTGGAGGAGCCGTCCGAGCCGCCGTCCGCCGCCGACGCCCAGCACGGCAGCCGTCCCGAACCGGCCTCCGCCTGGGGCGCGGACCGCTCGCGTCAGTCCGGCTTCGGCGGCGACCAGGACCGCCGTGTCTCGTGGGGCGCGCCGCAGGGGGCGCAGGGCGCCGACCCGAGGGTGTCGCCCGCCGGCCTGCGGCCCGACGGGGAGGCCGCCCGCACCGACGGCACGGCGAACGTCCCGCCGGCCGACCAGGAGGCGAACGCGGCGGCGGGGGGCAGCACGTTCGTGTTCCGCCGCCCGGCGGGGCAGACGGGACAGCCCGGGGGAGGGGCCCCGGCCGGTGCCCCCGACGACGGCACGATGACGTTCCGCGCGGCGTCCCCGCGCACGGGTCCGGCCGGCGGCGGCCCGAAACCGTCCGTGGGGCCGGGGGGTTCGGACCGCGGGGCGGCGGGTTCCGGCGGAAACTCAGGCGGCGCCGGCTTCGGTCCGGCGGGATCGGGCGGCGGCGCGGCGGCGTCCGGCTTCGGAGGGCAGGGCGGGGGCGCTGGCTCCGGTTTCGGGCCGGCGGGGCCGGGCGGCGACTCGGCCGCTTCGGGTTCCGGCGGGCAGGGCTCAGCAGCCGGTTCCGGCTTCGGGCCGGCCGGCCCGGGCAGTGGTGCGGCGGCGTCCGGCTTCGGCGGCCGGCCCGGGGCGGCGGGCGCGGGTCCGTCGGGCCCCGCGTTCGGCGCGCAGACCGGGCCGGCCGGTTCCGGGAGCGGTTCCGCGGGGCCCGGCTTCGGCGCGGGCAAGGCGGCCGCCGCCCGCGCCTCCGCCGCGCAGCCGGGGGCCGGGAGCGCGGCGGCCCAGGCCCCCGGGGCCGCCCCGACGGCGCTGTCCGGACCCCAGGCGGCGCCCGTCGTCCCCGCGCAGTCCGGCGGGCCCGGCAGCGCCCAGCCCGGCGCCGCGGCCTCCTCCGGTACGCCTCTCAGCGCGGGCCCCGGCGGCGGCCAGTCCTCCTGGGCGCAGCAGGTGCACCGGCTCGCCGGAGCCGGCGGCGGTGACGAACAGCCCGTCACACCCTGGAAGCCGCCGGTCGAGGACGTGTTCCAGGCGGCCGCCCGGCGCCAGGCGGAGGCTCGCCCGGCCGGACTCGGCAAGCGGCTGGTGGCGCGGCTGCTGGACACCGTCGTGCTCGCCGCGCTCACCGCCGCGGCCGCCGTCCCGCTCGGCACCAGGGCGATCGACCACGTCAACGAGAAGATCGACGCGGCCAAGCTCTCCGGCGAGACCGTCACGGTCTGGCTGCTCGACGGCACCACCTCGATCTACCTCGGCATCATCCTGGCCGTGCTGCTGCTCGCCGGCGTGCTCTGCGAGGTGCTGCCCACCGCCAAGTGGGGCCGCACCCTCGGCAAGAGGCTGATGGGCCTCGACGTCCGCGACATCGAGGGCCACGACTCGCCCGACTTCGGCGCGGCCCTGCGCCGCTGGCTGGTCTACAGCGTGCCCGGGCTGCTCGTCGTCGGAATCGTCGGCGTCGCCTGGTGCCTCTTCGACCGGCCCTGGCGCCAGTGCTGGCACGACAAGGCCGCACACACGTTCGTGGCGGGCTGA
- a CDS encoding SsgA family sporulation/cell division regulator, which yields MHTVVERELELKLVLSPERRIPVPARLGYLTDDPYAVHVTFHIDTEHPVYWTFARDLLVEGVFRPCGQGDVRVWPTKTEGRSVVLMALSSPDGDALLEAPATAVSAWLERTLRVVPPGTEGEQLGLDDELDQLLAQ from the coding sequence GTGCACACCGTGGTGGAGCGGGAACTGGAGCTGAAACTCGTCCTGTCACCGGAGCGCAGGATCCCCGTGCCGGCCCGGCTCGGGTACCTCACGGACGACCCCTACGCCGTCCACGTCACCTTCCACATCGACACCGAGCACCCGGTGTACTGGACGTTCGCCCGGGACCTGCTGGTCGAGGGCGTGTTCCGGCCGTGCGGGCAGGGGGACGTGCGGGTGTGGCCGACGAAGACCGAGGGGCGCAGCGTCGTGCTGATGGCGCTGAGTTCACCCGACGGGGACGCCCTGCTGGAGGCTCCGGCGACGGCTGTGTCGGCCTGGCTGGAGCGCACGCTGCGGGTGGTTCCGCCGGGGACGGAGGGTGAGCAGCTCGGGCTGGACGACGAGCTGGACCAGTTGCTCGCCCAGTGA
- a CDS encoding FAD-binding oxidoreductase has protein sequence MIMSRSEAPRSEDADAAATGGLVDSLLSGLPAEAVLTDPDVTASYANDMASFCPAGTPAVVVLPRTTEQVQHVMRTATALRVPVVPQGARTGLSGAANASDGCIVLSLTKMDRILEINPVDRIAVCEPGVVNAALSRAVGEHGLYYPPDPSSWEMCTIGGNIGTASGGLCCVKYGVTAEYVLGLDVVLADGRLMSTGRRTAKGVAGYDLTRLFVGSEGSLGIVVRAVLGLRPKPPEQLVLAAEFASAAAACDAVCRIMEGGHVPSLLELMDRTTVKAVNAMAQMGLPESTEALLLAAFDTTAPAADLAAVGALCEAAGATQVVPADDVAESELLLQARRLSLTALEAVKGVTMIDDVCVPRSRLAEMLEGVDKIAGKYQLTIGVVAHAGDGNTHPTVCFDPADPDESRRARESFDEIMALGLELDGTITGEHGVGVLKKEWLAREIGPVGMEMQRAVKQAFDPLGILNPGKLF, from the coding sequence GTGATCATGAGCCGTAGCGAAGCGCCCCGCTCCGAAGACGCAGACGCCGCAGCGACCGGCGGCCTTGTCGACTCCCTGCTCAGCGGCCTGCCCGCGGAGGCCGTCCTCACCGACCCCGACGTCACGGCCTCCTACGCCAACGACATGGCGAGCTTCTGCCCCGCCGGCACCCCGGCCGTGGTCGTGCTGCCCCGCACGACCGAGCAGGTCCAGCACGTGATGCGCACCGCCACCGCCCTGCGCGTCCCCGTCGTCCCGCAGGGCGCCCGCACCGGGCTGTCCGGCGCCGCCAACGCCTCCGACGGCTGCATCGTGCTCTCCCTGACGAAGATGGACCGCATCCTGGAGATCAACCCGGTCGACCGTATCGCCGTGTGCGAACCGGGCGTGGTCAACGCCGCCCTGTCCCGCGCCGTCGGCGAACACGGCCTGTACTACCCGCCGGACCCCTCCAGCTGGGAGATGTGCACCATCGGCGGCAACATCGGCACCGCCTCCGGCGGCCTGTGCTGCGTGAAGTACGGGGTGACCGCCGAGTACGTTCTCGGACTGGACGTGGTGCTCGCCGACGGGCGCCTCATGTCCACCGGCCGCCGCACCGCCAAGGGCGTCGCCGGCTACGACCTGACCCGCCTGTTCGTCGGCTCCGAGGGCTCGCTCGGCATCGTCGTGCGGGCCGTCCTCGGGCTGCGCCCCAAGCCGCCCGAGCAGCTGGTGCTGGCCGCCGAGTTCGCCTCCGCCGCGGCGGCCTGCGACGCCGTGTGCCGCATCATGGAGGGCGGCCACGTCCCGTCACTCCTCGAACTCATGGACCGTACGACGGTCAAGGCCGTCAACGCCATGGCGCAGATGGGCCTCCCCGAGAGCACCGAGGCCCTGCTCCTGGCCGCGTTCGACACCACCGCCCCCGCCGCCGACCTCGCCGCCGTCGGCGCCCTGTGCGAAGCGGCCGGTGCCACCCAGGTCGTCCCCGCCGACGACGTGGCCGAGTCCGAACTGCTGCTCCAGGCGCGGCGGTTGTCGCTCACCGCGCTGGAGGCGGTCAAGGGCGTGACGATGATCGACGACGTGTGCGTGCCGCGCTCCCGGCTCGCCGAGATGCTCGAAGGCGTCGACAAGATCGCCGGAAAGTACCAGCTCACCATCGGTGTCGTCGCCCATGCGGGGGACGGCAACACCCATCCCACGGTCTGCTTCGACCCGGCCGACCCCGACGAGTCCCGGCGCGCCCGCGAGTCCTTCGACGAGATCATGGCCCTCGGCCTGGAACTGGACGGCACCATCACCGGCGAACACGGCGTCGGCGTCCTGAAGAAGGAGTGGCTCGCGCGCGAGATCGGCCCCGTGGGCATGGAGATGCAGCGGGCCGTCAAGCAGGCCTTCGACCCGCTGGGCATCCTGAACCCGGGCAAGCTCTTCTGA
- the hppD gene encoding 4-hydroxyphenylpyruvate dioxygenase, with protein MTQTTHHTPDTARQADPFPVKGMDAVVFAVGNAKQAAHYYSTAFGMKLVAYSGPENGSRETASYVLENGSARFVLTSVIKPSTEWGHFLAQHVAEHGDGVVDLAIEVPDARAAYAYALEHGARSVAEPYERKDEHGTVVLAAIATYGETRHTLVERSGYDGPYLPGYVAAQPMVQPPAQRTFQAIDHCVGNVELGRMNEWVGFYNKVMGFTNMKEFVGDDIATEYSALMSKVVADGTLKVKFPINEPAIAKKKSQIDEYLEFYGGAGVQHIALNTGDIVQTVRTMRAAGVEFLNTPDSYYDTLGEWVGETRVPIDTLRELKILADRDEDGYLLQIFTKPVQDRPTVFFEIIERHGSMGFGKGNFKALFEAIEREQDRRGNL; from the coding sequence ATGACGCAGACCACACACCACACTCCCGACACCGCCCGGCAGGCCGACCCCTTCCCGGTCAAGGGAATGGACGCGGTCGTCTTCGCCGTGGGCAACGCCAAGCAGGCGGCGCACTACTACTCCACCGCCTTCGGCATGAAGCTGGTCGCGTACTCCGGACCGGAGAACGGCAGCCGCGAGACCGCGAGCTACGTGCTGGAGAACGGCTCCGCCCGCTTCGTCCTCACCTCGGTCATCAAGCCCTCCACCGAGTGGGGCCACTTCCTCGCGCAGCACGTGGCGGAGCACGGCGACGGCGTCGTCGACCTCGCCATCGAGGTCCCGGACGCGCGTGCCGCCTACGCCTACGCCCTGGAGCACGGCGCCCGCTCGGTCGCCGAGCCGTACGAGCGCAAGGACGAGCACGGCACGGTCGTCCTGGCCGCCATCGCCACCTACGGCGAGACCCGGCACACCCTCGTCGAGCGCTCCGGCTACGACGGCCCCTACCTGCCCGGCTACGTCGCGGCCCAGCCGATGGTCCAGCCGCCCGCCCAGCGCACCTTCCAGGCGATCGACCACTGCGTCGGCAACGTCGAGCTCGGCCGGATGAACGAGTGGGTCGGCTTCTACAACAAGGTGATGGGCTTCACGAACATGAAGGAGTTCGTGGGCGACGACATCGCCACCGAGTACAGCGCGCTGATGTCGAAGGTCGTCGCCGACGGCACGCTCAAGGTCAAGTTCCCGATCAACGAGCCGGCCATCGCCAAGAAGAAGTCCCAGATCGACGAGTACCTGGAGTTCTACGGCGGTGCGGGCGTGCAGCACATCGCGCTCAACACGGGCGACATCGTCCAGACGGTCCGCACGATGCGGGCGGCCGGCGTCGAGTTCCTCAACACGCCCGACTCCTACTACGACACGCTCGGGGAGTGGGTCGGCGAGACCCGCGTCCCGATCGACACCCTGCGCGAACTGAAGATCCTCGCCGACCGCGACGAGGACGGTTACCTGCTGCAGATCTTCACCAAGCCGGTCCAGGACCGTCCGACCGTCTTCTTCGAGATCATCGAGCGCCACGGCTCGATGGGCTTCGGCAAGGGCAACTTCAAGGCCCTGTTCGAGGCGATCGAGCGCGAGCAGGACCGCCGCGGCAACCTGTGA
- a CDS encoding Lrp/AsnC family transcriptional regulator, producing MAIDHLDGRIILLLAREPRIGVLEMSRRLGVARGTAQARLDRLQSNGVISGFGPQVDPAALGYPVTAFATLQIRQGQGPDVRAHLATVPEVLELHTTTGTGDMLCRLVARSNADLQRVIDRVVGFDGIVRASTAIVMENPVPLRIIPLVEQAAEET from the coding sequence GTGGCGATCGATCATCTGGACGGCCGGATCATCCTGCTGCTCGCCAGGGAGCCGCGGATCGGGGTGCTGGAGATGTCCCGGCGGCTGGGGGTGGCCCGCGGCACCGCGCAGGCCCGGCTGGACCGGCTTCAGTCGAACGGAGTCATCAGCGGATTCGGCCCGCAGGTGGATCCGGCCGCGCTCGGCTACCCGGTAACGGCGTTCGCCACGCTGCAGATCCGGCAGGGGCAAGGGCCGGACGTACGGGCCCACTTGGCGACCGTGCCGGAGGTGCTGGAGCTGCACACGACCACCGGCACCGGGGACATGCTGTGCCGGCTCGTGGCCCGCTCCAACGCCGATCTCCAGCGTGTGATCGACCGGGTCGTCGGTTTTGATGGCATCGTCCGGGCCTCCACGGCGATCGTCATGGAGAACCCCGTTCCGCTGCGGATCATCCCGCTCGTGGAGCAGGCCGCGGAGGAGACCTGA
- a CDS encoding ABC transporter permease, with the protein MNFWEYLVNRHQQLLTDAYQHASAVFQCMVVATLLGVLIAVAGYRSEWAGNLATTTTATILTVPALALIGLLIPLVGLGVPPTVIALTLYGLLPVVRNAIVGLRGVDPTLVDAATGIGMSRPARLLRVELPLAWPPILTGIRVSTQMLMGIAAIAAYASGPGLGNVIFRGLASLGSANALNQVLAGTLGIIVLALLFDAAYVLIGRLTIPRGIRA; encoded by the coding sequence GTGAACTTCTGGGAGTACCTGGTCAACCGGCACCAGCAGCTGCTCACGGACGCCTACCAGCACGCGAGCGCCGTCTTCCAGTGCATGGTCGTGGCGACCCTGCTCGGGGTGCTGATCGCCGTCGCCGGCTACCGCAGCGAATGGGCCGGGAACCTCGCGACCACGACCACCGCCACCATCCTGACCGTGCCGGCGCTCGCCCTGATCGGTCTGCTCATCCCCCTCGTGGGCCTCGGCGTGCCGCCCACGGTGATCGCGCTGACGCTGTACGGGCTGCTGCCGGTCGTGCGCAACGCGATCGTCGGGCTGCGCGGCGTCGACCCGACGCTGGTGGACGCGGCCACGGGCATCGGGATGTCCCGCCCGGCCCGGCTGCTGAGGGTAGAGCTGCCGTTGGCCTGGCCGCCGATCCTGACCGGGATCCGGGTCTCCACCCAGATGCTGATGGGCATCGCCGCCATCGCCGCGTACGCCTCGGGACCGGGCCTGGGCAACGTCATCTTCCGGGGCCTGGCCTCGCTGGGCAGCGCCAACGCGCTCAACCAGGTCCTCGCGGGCACGCTCGGCATCATCGTTCTGGCCCTGCTGTTCGACGCCGCGTACGTCCTGATCGGACGGCTGACCATTCCCAGGGGGATCCGTGCCTGA
- a CDS encoding betaine/proline/choline family ABC transporter ATP-binding protein (Members of the family are the ATP-binding subunit of ABC transporters for substrates such as betaine, L-proline or other amino acids, choline, carnitine, etc. The substrate specificity is best determined from the substrate-binding subunit, rather than this subunit, as it interacts with the permease subunit and not with substrate directly.) produces the protein MPETGDHGASIALESLTKRYPGSAQPAVDNVSMEIKAGEVVVFVGPSGCGKSTTLKMINRLIEPTGGRIRIGGEDVTDMDPVKLRRKVGYAIQSAGLFPHMTVAQNIGIVPKMIGWPKARIRERTEELLDLVGLDPGEFRGRYPRQLSGGQQQRVGVARALAADPPVLLMDEPFGAVDPITRDHLQDELIRLQHELHKTIVFVTHDFDEAIKIGDRIAVLRERSHIAQFDTPEAILTNPADDFVSGFVGAGAALKRLNLTRVRDVEITDYPTVTVDDPLQQIFNRLRTSGSNEILLLDRRGRPYKWLRRGDLMRARGSLARAGTLVHDTVTRDATLRDALEAVLTDNAGRVAVTGRRGEYTGVVDMETLINSVHEMLEADRLDAMEHQHELESLRASQTHAEQEGAAGPAAVSGPGGQR, from the coding sequence GTGCCTGAGACCGGCGACCACGGCGCGTCCATCGCGCTGGAGAGCCTGACCAAGCGCTATCCCGGCAGTGCGCAGCCGGCCGTGGACAACGTCAGCATGGAGATCAAGGCGGGTGAGGTCGTCGTCTTCGTCGGCCCCTCGGGGTGCGGGAAGTCGACCACGCTCAAGATGATCAACCGGCTGATCGAGCCGACCGGCGGCCGCATCCGCATCGGCGGCGAGGACGTCACCGACATGGACCCGGTCAAGCTGCGCCGCAAGGTCGGCTACGCCATCCAGTCCGCCGGGCTCTTCCCGCACATGACGGTCGCGCAGAACATCGGGATCGTCCCGAAGATGATCGGCTGGCCGAAGGCGCGGATCAGGGAACGGACCGAGGAACTGCTCGACCTCGTGGGCCTGGACCCCGGGGAGTTCCGCGGCCGCTACCCGCGTCAGCTCTCCGGCGGGCAGCAGCAGCGCGTGGGCGTGGCCCGGGCCCTGGCCGCCGATCCGCCGGTGCTGCTGATGGACGAGCCGTTCGGTGCGGTGGACCCGATCACCCGGGACCACCTCCAGGACGAGCTGATCCGGCTCCAGCACGAGCTGCACAAGACGATCGTCTTCGTCACCCACGACTTCGACGAGGCCATCAAGATCGGCGACCGGATCGCCGTGCTGCGCGAGCGGTCACACATCGCGCAGTTCGACACCCCGGAGGCGATCCTGACCAACCCGGCCGACGACTTCGTGTCCGGTTTCGTGGGCGCCGGTGCGGCACTGAAGCGGCTGAACCTGACCCGCGTACGGGACGTGGAGATCACCGACTATCCGACGGTCACGGTCGACGACCCGTTGCAGCAGATCTTCAACCGGCTGCGGACCAGCGGCAGCAACGAGATCCTGCTGCTCGACCGGCGCGGCCGCCCCTACAAGTGGCTGCGGCGTGGCGACCTGATGCGGGCCCGGGGCTCGCTGGCCCGCGCCGGGACGCTGGTGCACGACACGGTCACCCGGGACGCCACCCTGCGGGACGCGCTGGAGGCGGTGCTCACCGACAACGCCGGGCGGGTGGCGGTGACCGGGCGGCGCGGCGAGTACACGGGCGTCGTCGACATGGAGACCCTCATCAACTCCGTGCACGAGATGCTGGAGGCCGACCGGCTCGACGCGATGGAGCACCAGCACGAACTGGAGTCGCTGCGGGCCTCACAGACGCACGCGGAGCAGGAGGGGGCCGCGGGTCCGGCGGCCGTGAGCGGCCCGGGAGGGCAGCGGTGA